From Fusobacterium varium:
TAGAGAAATAACTGGGAAAATAATAGGAGCTAAAATTAAAAAAGTAAAAGTAGGAGATGAGATAGTAGAGCTGTCTAATCTTTCTATATTGAGTGAGGGTCAAATCCAAACTATAAAAACAGATGAAATTATATCTTATAGTTTTACAGATCCTAAGATAACAACTGATATGAATAGAGCACTTGATTTAATATTGGGTTCTAAAAATACTAATATAAAAAATATAAATATTAATCTTTCTGGAGATAAAAAAAGAGATATAGAATTTAGTTATGTAATAGCAAGTCCTGTATGGAAAGCTACTTATAGATTTGATTTGGCTGATAAAAAGCCATATCTTCAAGGATGGGCAATAGTGGATAATGTAGGTGAGATGGATTGGAATAATGTGGAGCTCTCTCTAGTGACAGGAAGACCTACATCATTTATACAAGAATTGTATGCACCATATCATTTAGATAGACCTATTATTCCACTTTCAATTGCTGGATTTGCACAAGCCAGGACTTATGAAAGCGGAATATTAGATACATATTATGAAGAAAGTGCTGATATGAAAATGAGCAAAGAAGTTTTAGTTTCAGAAATTAATGTAAATAAAAAGAATATGATGAGGTCCTCTATGGCTTTTGGAGGAAATGTTCAGCAAGAAGTGACTAATATTAGAAATGCTGGGGATATGTTTGTATTTACAGCACCAAAACCTGTTACTTTGGAGAGACAGCAAAGTGCAATGATTCCTCTTGTACAGACTGCTTTTGAAGCAAAAAAAGTATCTATATTTGATGGAAGAAATGCAGGATATGGTGTCAGTTCTAATCCGGCACTTGGAGTGAAATTTAAGAATAATTCTGGAATGAAATTACCAGCAGGTCCTGTTACAATATATGATGATGGAACATATGTGGGAGACGCACTTTTAGAGTTTTTACCTGAGAATGAAGAAAGAATGATAGCTTATGGAGATGACCTTTCTGTAACTGGGATGATATCAGCTTCGGAAGCAGCTAAAACTGATGCTATAACTGTGTCTAAAGGAGTTCTAAATATAAGCGTAAAACATGTTTATGAAAAAGTTTATACATTTAAGAATACCAGCAGTAAAGAGAAGAATATTATAGTGGAGCATCCTATTATGAATAATTCAAAATTAATAGAACCGCAAAAATATATAGAAAAAACAGGTGCTCTCTATCGTTTTGATATGAAAATAAAAAGTGAAAGCGAAGCAAAAGTTGTTGTAAAAGAAGAAGTGATAAAACTGAATAGCACAAGTATTGCAAGTTTTCCTAAAGATACATTGATATATTATTCAACAAATAAGGAAATATCTCCTAATGTTCAAGAGTTTTTTATAAAGGCTGCAGCTATGTATGGTGAAATGGAAGAAACACAAATAAAACTTAAAGAAATATCTGATTTACGTGAAAATTATATAAAAGAGCAAGATAGAATGAGAAGAAATATTGATACTGTTGGCAGTACTTCAGTACAAGGAAAAGAATATATTATAAAGTTGACATCGCTTGATAAAGAAATAGAAGACATTGATACAAAAATAAAAGAAACAAATCAAAAACTGCAGGATTTAAGAAAGCAATACAATGAATATATTAAAGGGTTAAATGGCTAGGATTTAACCAATAATATAATATTATTTTGATGATTGTAAAAAATTAAAAACCTTCTAGTTTGATAAGGATATATTATCAAATATTAGAAGGTTTTTTTGAGTTTAGAGTAAAACAGTAATTTAAGAAACAATTTTTATAATTTTAACTAAATTTATTATAAAGTTTTACTCTTTTGATTTTAAGATATAAAATTTAGTAAATTACTAAATTATTTTTCATGGTTTAAGGTAAAAGGGTCGCTATTACCATTTTTTATATTTTTATAATTAATTTTGGTTAGGAAGAGTTTTATTATATTCAAATCTGGCTTTCATTCCAGCAGTCCTCATTTTTCCTCTTTCGGTGCTTATTTCTGTGTTAAGTTTTTCAACTTTATTCCAGTCAGGGCTGTCTTTAAGCAGTTCTTTTTTTATTTCTAATCTTTTTTCTTCAATAAGAATACTGCTTTTTTCCATTTCAGGACTTCTCTTGAAATTCATATGATTTGAAGATGATTGACAGTAACCATTTCCAGAGTGGTGCATTCCTCCATCAGTATCACTCCAGTTTCTATGTCCTCTTGCAAATGCAGTAGCTCCTAAAGCTAATAACATAACTCCAACAACAGCTAATTTTTTCATATTTATCACTCCCTTAAGTTTTTTCTTTATGTAATAATAATAACAGATAATTATGGCTTGAATATGTCAAAACCTATTTTAGAATTAAAGGATAAAAAAATTATATTCTCTCTTTATTGTTAGAAATAATTGAATAAGGTTTAAAATATAAAAAATTCATGTCCGAAAATAGCCAGATTTTTTTGGAAAAGAATGATATAATTATAAAAAAAGGAGGGTGGGATGATGCTGAAAGATAAAAAATATGCATGGTATATGGCATTTAAAGCAAAAGATACAAGATTTGATGGACGTTTTTTTGTAGGGGTATCTTCTACAAAAGTATATTGTCGTCCAGTATGTCGGGCAAAAATGCCGAAATTTGAAAATTGTACTTTTTTCTCTACAGCAGCAGCGGCAGAACAGGCAGGATATCGCCCATGTCTGATATGCAGACCAGAACTTGCTCCAGGAACTTCTGTTACAGATGCTACAGCTTCTCTTGTCAGGCATGCAGCTAAAGTACTGGAAGAAGAATGTGGAAATGGTGATAGTATAGAGGAAACTGCCAGCCATCTTGGATGCACATCTCGCCATTTACGTAGGGTATTTGTATCAGAATATAATGTAACTTCAACACAGTATCTGCAAACCTGCAGGCTGCTTCTTGCTAAAAGTCTGCTCACTGATACAAATTTATCAGTTCTTGAAGTTGCAATGGCTGCTGGATTTGGAAGTTTACGACGTTTTAATGATGTCTTTAAAAAACAATATAAACTTGTACCTACTGCTTTGCGTAAGCAGGCTGGAAATGAAAAAAAGCAAACAGATGAAATAACCTTGGCATTAGGATATCGTCCTCCTTATCAATGGGAACATATGTTGACTTTTCTTGCTACACGTGCTATTCCTGGGGTGGAAATAGTAAAGGATAATAAGTATTATCGTACTGTACATTTTATAAATGAAAAACAGCATATACATGGTTGTATACAGGTAGGGCATCAGCCTGTTGGAAACACTCTGAAAGTTACTATGTCAGCAGATCTTCTTCCTGTATTGTCACAGGTATTAGCTCGTGTAAGGCATCTGTTTGATTTGTCATGTGATCCATATGCAGTATACCAAGCTCTGGAATCAATGAATGAAATTAATCCTGAACTTTGTGTTTTAGGTATTCGTGTACCAGGGTGTTTCAATCCATTTGAGATGGCAGTAAGAGCAGTCTTAGGTCAGCAGATTACTATAAAAGCAGCAAGGACATTAGCAGCAAGACTTACAGAAAACTTTGGTACTCCAATTCAAACTGGAACTGAAGGACTGACTCATATTTTTCCAGAACCAGAAGATATTTTGAATTTAAAGGATAAAATTAATGAACATCTTGGAAAAATAGGTATAATTCAAACAAGATCAAAGACAATTTTAGAGCTTGCTCAAGTATTTCAAGAGAAAAGCATAGATTTTAATTCCTGCAATTCTCCAGAAAAAGAGATAAAAAAATTAATGAATATTTCTGGAATAGGAAGCTGGACAGCTCAATATATTGCTATGCGTGCTATGGGGTGGACAGATGCTTTTCTGGAAACTGATTATGGAGTAAAAAAGGCATTGGCACCACGTACTTCAAAAGAAATACTGGCTTTAGCAGAAGCATGGCGCCCTTGGAGGAGCTATGCAACAGTTAACTTATGGAATCTGTTATAATAAGTGAATTAAGGAGGGGAAAATGTATTATTCAACACACTACTCATCACCTTTAGGAGAAATATTACTGGCAAGTGATGGAGACAATCTCATTGGATTATGGTATGAAGGACAAAAATATTATGCAGCTACTATTAAAGAGGAGATAGCTGATAAATCAGAACTTTCGGTATTTAAAATTACAAAAAAATGGCTGGATAGATATTTTAATGGAGAGAAGCCAGATATTTCAGAACTTCCTCTATCTCCAAATGGTGGAGAGTTTAGAAAAGCTGTATGGGATGTTTTATGTAAAATTCCTTATGGAAAAACTATTACTTATGGTGAAATTGCAGAAATTGTGGCTGGTAAAATGGGAAAAGAAAGAATGTCCAGTCAGGCAGTTGGGGGAGCAGTGGGGCATAATCCTATTGCTATCATCATTCCATGTCATCGTGTTGTAGGAAAAAATGGAAGTTTAACCGGATTTGCCAGCGGTATCAGTAAAAAGATTAAACTATTGGAACTTGAAAAAGTTGATATGTCACATTTTTTTGTTCCTACTAAAGGTACAGCACTTTGAAAATATCAGAGTATGGAGAAATTATGAAAAGAATGAGAATATTCCTTATTTTTAGTTTTCTGATTTTTTGCAGTTTTACTTTAAAAATTTATAGTAAAGATATAAATCAAGAAATCAAAACAATACATATCTTTGTAGCTCTTTGTGATAATAAGTATCAGGGAATAGTGAAGGTACCAGAAAAAATAGGAAATGGACAGGATCCAGAAAATAATCTTTACTGGGGCTGTGCTTATGGAATAAAAACATACTTTAAAAGAAGTAAAGAATGGAAACTTATAAAATCAGAAAAATTAAATTTCATAGTTCTTGAAAGAATTGTATTTAAACACATAACAGAGAAAGATACTTATATCATAGCAGATGCTTATGATGGAAGGTATATTAAAGAATGTACAAAGGATTTTTTAAGTGCCAGTTCTGGAATGGAAAAAGATACAATAGAATTGAATGGAAAAACTATTGGAATAGGTGGAAATGCTGGTTTGATATCATATATTGGGCACAATGGACTTATGGACTTTAATATTAGAAACAAATATGTAAATAAAGATAAGAAAAAAAGAGATATAATCATACTTGCCTGTTACAGCAAACTTTATTTTTCTAAACATTTAAACTCTGCAAATATCAATCCTTTGATATGGACAACAGGACGTATGGCACCAGAAAGCTATACTATTCATGAGGCAGTAAATGGTTATCTAAAAAAAGAGGATAATGAAAAAATTAGAGAAAGAGGAGTAGAAGCTTATTCAAAATATCAGAAATGCAGTAAAAAAGCGGCCAGAAATTTATTAGTTACAGGCTGGTAAATAAAAATAGTATAAAATTAATATAAAAAGAGATTGATAAATATTTCAATCTCTTTTTATATTTTGATTATTGATAAAATGTAAAATAACTGTAAAAAAGCTTTTACTTTTATTATACATTAATTTTATATCCTATTTACATATGATTGCTAAAATTTCAATATAAAAATAATAAATATTGAGGAGAGATTTAGTTGAAAGTAAAAAAAGAAAACTACATGATTGCACTTTTAATTCCAGCTATTGGTATTTTTACTACATTTGTTTTCTGGCCCATAGCAAGAACTGTTTATCTCAGTTTTTTTGACTGGAATATGATAAGTAAAAATAAAAAGTTTGTACTGCTGGATAATTATACAAGTATATTGAATGATTCAGTTATATATAAGTCACTGGGAAATACATTCTTATATATAATATTTTTGGGAATATTTAATTTTATACTTCCATATATATTTGCTTATGCATTGGCACTGCTTATCAGCAGATTAAAAAGCTTTTATAGGGCAATGATATTTTTTCCAAGTATAATTTCCCTTGTGGTAGCTTCTCTGGTATTTTTATGGCTTTTTAATCCCATGTCAGGTCCTATATCAAAAGTTTATGAATTATTTGGGATAGAATCTCCATTTTGGCTGAAAACTAATGGGCTGGTAATTCTCTTGGTGAGTATTATAACAGCATGGAAAATATTTGGATATAATCTGATACTTCTTTTAGCAGGGGTGCTGGAAGTTCCATCAGAATTAATAGAAAGTGCAAAAATAGATAAACTTTCCAATCTTCAAATATTTATATATATAGTACTTCCTATGACATCTTCAACAGCTTTGTATGTATTGATAATGACAGTAGTATATGGGCTGCAGCAAGTATTTGTTCCTATAAATGTTCTTACCCAAGGAGGACCAAACAATGGAAGTACAAACCTTGTATATAGTATATATCAGTATGCTTTCACATTTTTTCAGACAGGAAGAGCTTCAGCATTGGCTATAATCACTACTCTGTTTTTCTTTGTATTGATAAGCTTGAAGATAAAAATACTGGAAAAAGGAGTTTATTATGAAAACTAGAGAAAGAAAATGGCATATATTATTTTTTATAATTATTTTATTGCAGATATTTCCTTTGATATACATGCTTTCGATATCACTGAAAAGTATGGATCAGATATTTTCTGAACCTTTGAAGCTGATTCCATCAGTAATTACATTTGAAAATTATAAGCATATATGGAATAATGTGCCGATAATCAGATATATATGGAATACTTTCTTTATTTCGGCAATGGTTACTTTGGGAAAAATAATTACAAGTATTATGGCAGCTTATGTAATGACATATAAGGAATTTAAAGGGAAAAAAATAGTTTATTCAATGATATTAATTACCTTATTTGTCCCTTTTACAGTAACAATGATACCAAACTATTTAACTACATCAAAGCTGGGAATACTGGATACAAGTTTTGGAGTCATTCTTCCGCAATTAGCAGATGCTTTAGGAATACTTTTAATGATGCAGAATATGAGAGGAATACCAAAGTCTCTTTTAGAGGTAGCTAAAATAGATAACATATCTGAAACAAGAACATTGATACACCTTATAATACCTATGATAAAAAATTCTATAATAGCAATGGGAATATTGTTTTTTATTAATTCATGGAACGAATATTTCTGGCCGTTGATAATATTGAGCAGTAAGGAAAATTATACATTATCTCTTGCACTTCAGATGTTCATAAGCTCAGAAGGGGGAAATAACTGGGGAATAACTATGGCAATAGCTGGAATGACTATAATATTTCCAATAATTCTATACATATTTTGCCAGAGAATGATAATGACCAGTTTTGTTAAGTCAGGGATAAAAGGATAATTTAAAAGGAGACGAAATGAGCAGTATAATATTTAAAAATGTGTGTAAAGACTATGGAAATACCCAAGTAGTAAAGAATCTTAATTTGGAAATTAATCCAGGAGAAAGACTTGTTCTCTTAGGTCCATCTGGATGTGGAAAAAGTACAACATTAAGAATGATAGCAGGGCTTGAAAAAATAACATCAGGGGAATTGTATTTTGGAGATAAATTAATGAATGATATAGAGGCTGGAGAAAGAAATGTAGCAATGGTATTTCAAAACTATGCTCTTTATCCTCATATGACTGTTTGGGATAATATAACATTTGGGCTCAGAATGAATAAGCTGGAAAGGGAAGAGATAGAGAAAAGAGCTAAAGAAGCATTGAAAATATTAAATCTTGAAGGATTGGAAAAAAGATACTCTAAAGAACTTTCAGGAGGGCAGAGACAGAGGGTTGCTCTATGCAGAGCTGTGGTAAAACAGTCACCTTTTTTTCTTCTAGATGAACCTTTATCAAATCTTGATGTACAGTTGAGGAATAGTTCAAGAGAGGAACTTGTGAAACTTCATAATTTGTATAGACCTACATTTGTATATGTAACTCATGATCAGATAGAGGCTATGACAATAGGACATAGAATAGCAGTATTAAATAAAGGATATCTCCAGCAGATAGATACTCCAGAAAAAATATATAATAATCCTGTAAATATATTTGTAGCAAAATTTATAGGAATACCCCAAATAAATATACTAAGAGTAAATATAAATGAAGGGGATATTCTGTTTAAAAATAATAGAATAAAACTATCTGATGAAAAAAGGAAACTTATTGAGAAAAGAAGTGAAGTATATCTGGGTATCAGACCTGAATATGTAAAGGTAAGCAGAGATGAAACAGAAAACAGTATGAAAGGAAACATAGCTAAAATAGAAAATTATGGAAGCCAGAAATGCTTACTGATAACAGTAAATGGAGGAGAAAAAGTTATGGCTTCTGTACCAAATGACAGTGATTTTAAAAGATATGAAGATGTATATATAAAATTTTCAAAGAAAAATATGCTTTTCTTTGATATAGCTACTGAAAATAATATAGAAATGGAATAATAAAAATTTAAATAAATATTTAATAGGAGGAAAGAAATTGAAAGTAAATTTGAAAAATGGAATGATATTAGGAACGATGATGTTTATGGCTGCATGTTCACAGGGAGAAAAAACATCAACTGAAAACACAGTGCAAGAGAAAAAACCAGTTCAAATAGAATACTGGCATGTAGCATCAGAAACATTTGGTGGAGGAGCTATAAAGGAGTTAATAAAGGAATTTAATGAACAAAATAAAGATATTCAGGTAATTGAGAAATTCAATCCTGATATGTACAAAGGTCTTACTCAAAATCTTCAAGTATCAATAGCTTCTAAAAAATATCCTGCAATAGTTCAAATGGGATATTCATACCTAAACTATGCAAAGGATAATTTTGAATATACAGCAGCTCAGGATGTTATAAATAAATATTTTCCAGAGGATAAAGATTTCCTTGATAAAAATTTCCTTCCTAATATTCTTGAACTTGGGCAGGTAAATGGAGAACAGGTAGGAATACCATATTCTATAAGTAATCCTATTATGTATATCAATGCAGATTTATTTAAAGAAGCAGGTCTTAATCCAGATACTCCACCAAAAACTTGGAAAGAAGTAGCGGAGGCAGCTATGACAATAAAAATGAAAACTGGAAATCCAGGGTTCTTCATGCAGGAATATGCTGATAACTGGGCTCAACAGGCTTTGTTAGAAGGAAATGGAGGACAGATGCTGAAAGTGGAAAATGGAGTTACAATACCTACATTTTCATCAAAAGAGTCAGCAGAAGCATATCAGCTGACAGCAGATATGGTAAATAATAAATCAGCAATACATGCAAGCAATGATGAAGGATTCCAAACTTTTCTTAATGGAAAATTGGGAATGGTAGTGACAACAATTGGTAAAAGAGAAAATTTTGAATCAAGTGCCAAATTTGATTTGAGAGGAGCGAAATTTCCATTATTTGATGGAAAAGAAAGAAAACTTCCAGCTGGAGGGAATATGCTTATGATAATGGCAAAATCACCAGAGGAACAACAGGCAGCATGGAAATTTATGAAATTCCTTTTAAGTGCTGATTCTACTGAGAAATGGACTAAAGGCACAGGATATCTTCCACCTACAATTGTGGAAAAAGGAACAGGAATAGATAAATTTCTTACTGAAAATAAATTAATGAGTGTAGCAGCAAGTCAAATGCCAGATATGGGGCAATGGGCAAGTTTTTCAGGAAGCAATGGATTAAAGGCAGAACAGATACTTATAGATGCCAGAGATATTATATTGAGTGGAGAAAAACCAGCAGATGAAGCTCTTGAAGATGCACAAAATGAAATTATAAAACTTATGAAGTAAATGAGATGAATGGAGATAATATGAATAAAGTATATGTGAGCGACCTTATATGTGCAGGTGACAGTTATGAAGATACAATAAATTTTTTTGAGAAAAACAGAATAAAGAATATAGAATTTTTTATAGAATTTTCTGATAAGAAACATACTGAAAAGCTGAATAAAATTCTTGAAAACTATTCAGTGGCAAATATTTCATTTCATGGACCATATAGATATTTTGAACTTACAATATCAGAAAATAAGTGGAAAGAAATGCTTGAAGATTTAAAAAAGGCTGTAGATATAACTAAAAAATATAAAGGGGAATTTCTGGTACTTCATACTAATGAAGTTTTAGAAAGTACAATTGATAAAAATATAGTTGAGAAAAGAATAAAAGAAATAGTAAAAATAGCTGAAGAAAAATCTATAAAGATAGCAGTGGAGAATGTAGGAATTGGAAAAAATATGCTGTATAACCAAGAAGAATATATTGAACTTATAAAAAAATATGGATTTTATTCTCTTATAGATATAGGACATGCTCTGCTAAATAATTGGAATATAAAAATTTTAATAGAAATGCTGAAAGATTATATTATAGGATATCATCTGCATAATAATAACGGAGAAAAGGATACACATCAGTCAATTTTTAATGGAAAATTTGATTTTAAAGAGATAATGAAAAATATTTATGAGAAAACACCAGACGCAAATTTAGTATTAGAATACTCTGCTGTTACACCTAAAAGTGAACTCTTAGAAGATTTAAAAATATTAAGCAGTTTCAATAGAAATATAATATAATAAAAAAGAACTAGTTGAAAGTGATATGAAAATTCATTTAAAACTAGTTCTTTTTATAATTTTTTTTATTTTAACTTGTATTTGTATATATTATTATCTTTAAATTTTTCTATTTTGTTTTCATTAATTAAAAAATCTAAATGGGATAAAGTTTCTCCAACAGCAAACCATTTTTGATTATCTGGAAATTCTGACCATGATTTTCCTCTCATATTCCATTTCATTAAACCAGCTATTTCATATGCAGTTAATTCACTAAAATTTCCTTTGATTACTTCAAGTGTATCTAACAGTCTGGATTTATGATGTTCTATTATTTCATCTATTCTGTTGTAAACATCTTCAGAATGTGCTCTATGTCCTGGAAAAGTTTTCTTTATTTCTAGTTTTTTTATTTTTTCTAAGCTGTTAATATAGTTTCTCAGAGAATCTTTTACTCTTAACCATGAAGTTATATTTGGAGTTATATCAAAAAGAATGTGATCTCCTGAAAACAGAAGTTTTTCTTTTTCTAAATACAGACAGGTATGGCCAGGTGTATGTCCTGGAGTAAAAATAACTGTAAATTCTAATTCATTCAAGAAAAATTTATCATTATCTTCAACTAAAAGTGATTCAAACATTTCATCTGGAGCAA
This genomic window contains:
- a CDS encoding putative ABC transporter ATP-binding protein, whose amino-acid sequence is MSSIIFKNVCKDYGNTQVVKNLNLEINPGERLVLLGPSGCGKSTTLRMIAGLEKITSGELYFGDKLMNDIEAGERNVAMVFQNYALYPHMTVWDNITFGLRMNKLEREEIEKRAKEALKILNLEGLEKRYSKELSGGQRQRVALCRAVVKQSPFFLLDEPLSNLDVQLRNSSREELVKLHNLYRPTFVYVTHDQIEAMTIGHRIAVLNKGYLQQIDTPEKIYNNPVNIFVAKFIGIPQINILRVNINEGDILFKNNRIKLSDEKRKLIEKRSEVYLGIRPEYVKVSRDETENSMKGNIAKIENYGSQKCLLITVNGGEKVMASVPNDSDFKRYEDVYIKFSKKNMLFFDIATENNIEME
- a CDS encoding putative ABC transporter permease protein; the protein is MKTRERKWHILFFIIILLQIFPLIYMLSISLKSMDQIFSEPLKLIPSVITFENYKHIWNNVPIIRYIWNTFFISAMVTLGKIITSIMAAYVMTYKEFKGKKIVYSMILITLFVPFTVTMIPNYLTTSKLGILDTSFGVILPQLADALGILLMMQNMRGIPKSLLEVAKIDNISETRTLIHLIIPMIKNSIIAMGILFFINSWNEYFWPLIILSSKENYTLSLALQMFISSEGGNNWGITMAIAGMTIIFPIILYIFCQRMIMTSFVKSGIKG
- a CDS encoding putative ABC transporter periplasmic binding protein yields the protein MKVNLKNGMILGTMMFMAACSQGEKTSTENTVQEKKPVQIEYWHVASETFGGGAIKELIKEFNEQNKDIQVIEKFNPDMYKGLTQNLQVSIASKKYPAIVQMGYSYLNYAKDNFEYTAAQDVINKYFPEDKDFLDKNFLPNILELGQVNGEQVGIPYSISNPIMYINADLFKEAGLNPDTPPKTWKEVAEAAMTIKMKTGNPGFFMQEYADNWAQQALLEGNGGQMLKVENGVTIPTFSSKESAEAYQLTADMVNNKSAIHASNDEGFQTFLNGKLGMVVTTIGKRENFESSAKFDLRGAKFPLFDGKERKLPAGGNMLMIMAKSPEEQQAAWKFMKFLLSADSTEKWTKGTGYLPPTIVEKGTGIDKFLTENKLMSVAASQMPDMGQWASFSGSNGLKAEQILIDARDIILSGEKPADEALEDAQNEIIKLMK
- a CDS encoding putative ABC transporter permease protein yields the protein MKVKKENYMIALLIPAIGIFTTFVFWPIARTVYLSFFDWNMISKNKKFVLLDNYTSILNDSVIYKSLGNTFLYIIFLGIFNFILPYIFAYALALLISRLKSFYRAMIFFPSIISLVVASLVFLWLFNPMSGPISKVYELFGIESPFWLKTNGLVILLVSIITAWKIFGYNLILLLAGVLEVPSELIESAKIDKLSNLQIFIYIVLPMTSSTALYVLIMTVVYGLQQVFVPINVLTQGGPNNGSTNLVYSIYQYAFTFFQTGRASALAIITTLFFFVLISLKIKILEKGVYYEN
- a CDS encoding putative methyltransferase, encoding MYYSTHYSSPLGEILLASDGDNLIGLWYEGQKYYAATIKEEIADKSELSVFKITKKWLDRYFNGEKPDISELPLSPNGGEFRKAVWDVLCKIPYGKTITYGEIAEIVAGKMGKERMSSQAVGGAVGHNPIAIIIPCHRVVGKNGSLTGFASGISKKIKLLELEKVDMSHFFVPTKGTAL